From Mycolicibacterium nivoides, a single genomic window includes:
- a CDS encoding aminodeoxychorismate synthase component I: MRIERLGALGDAPAVLRGVAAAARAAGLAPPAAVIGDWFGSRAVIAPSLSVAPVAPETCFEVAQDATGPAGSVGGGWFGYLCYPDPGADGEPPRIPVAAGGWSDCVLRQDADGHWWFESLSGAELPTWLRALEPAGPHGYALTWVAPDRDDHRRGVLACLEAIAAGEVYQACVCTRFTGRIDGEPIDFFTEAVARTAPSRAAYVAGNWGAVASLSPELFLRRVGTAVTSSPIKGTLPSSADPAALLASVKDVAENVMIVDLVRNDLGRVATTGSVTVPELLAVHPAPGVWHLVSTVTAEVPVQLPTSALLDATFPPASVTGTPKRRARQLLQQWEPARRGVYCGTVGLASPVAGCELNVAIRTVEFGADGSAVLGVGGGITADSDVDAEWDECLHKSASIVELSGQSHQLSSGG; this comes from the coding sequence CGCCCTGGGCGATGCCCCGGCGGTGCTGCGCGGTGTCGCCGCGGCCGCCCGGGCCGCGGGCCTGGCGCCGCCGGCCGCGGTGATCGGCGACTGGTTCGGCTCACGTGCGGTGATCGCGCCCTCGCTGTCGGTGGCCCCGGTGGCGCCGGAAACCTGCTTCGAGGTGGCGCAGGACGCCACGGGACCGGCAGGCAGTGTGGGTGGCGGCTGGTTCGGTTACCTCTGCTACCCGGACCCGGGCGCCGACGGTGAACCCCCGCGCATCCCGGTGGCCGCCGGCGGCTGGTCGGACTGCGTACTGCGGCAGGATGCCGACGGCCACTGGTGGTTCGAAAGCCTCAGTGGCGCAGAACTTCCCACCTGGCTGCGAGCGCTGGAGCCGGCGGGGCCACACGGCTACGCCCTCACCTGGGTTGCCCCCGATCGCGACGATCACCGCCGGGGCGTGCTGGCCTGCCTTGAGGCCATCGCGGCGGGTGAGGTGTACCAGGCCTGCGTGTGCACCAGATTCACCGGCCGCATCGACGGCGAGCCCATCGATTTCTTCACCGAGGCGGTGGCCCGGACGGCGCCGTCGCGGGCCGCATACGTGGCCGGAAACTGGGGTGCGGTGGCCTCGCTGTCACCGGAGTTGTTCCTGCGCCGGGTAGGCACCGCGGTGACCTCCAGCCCGATCAAGGGCACGTTGCCGTCCTCGGCCGATCCGGCCGCTCTGCTGGCCTCGGTCAAGGACGTCGCCGAGAACGTCATGATCGTCGACCTGGTGCGCAACGATCTGGGACGGGTGGCGACCACCGGCAGCGTGACGGTGCCCGAACTGCTCGCGGTACATCCGGCGCCCGGAGTCTGGCATCTGGTCTCGACCGTCACCGCCGAGGTGCCCGTGCAGCTTCCGACGAGTGCACTGCTGGACGCCACCTTCCCGCCGGCCTCGGTGACCGGCACCCCGAAGCGGCGGGCCCGCCAGCTGCTGCAGCAGTGGGAACCGGCGCGGCGCGGCGTCTATTGCGGCACAGTCGGTTTGGCCTCACCCGTGGCGGGTTGCGAACTCAATGTGGCGATCCGCACCGTGGAGTTCGGCGCCGACGGGTCGGCGGTCCTCGGCGTCGGCGGCGGCATCACCGCCGATTCCGACGTCGACGCGGAATGGGATGAGTGCCTGCACAAGTCAGCGTCGATCGTCGAGTTGTCCGGTCAGAGCCACCAGCTTTCGTCAGGGGGCTGA
- the rsmI gene encoding 16S rRNA (cytidine(1402)-2'-O)-methyltransferase has translation MTPGKLLIGATPLGRPDDASTRLVEALRTADIVAAEDTRRVRGLAQSLGVQPSGRILSFFDQNEASRVPGLVEEIAAGATVLVVSDAGMPLINDPGYRLVAACAEADLPVSCLPGPSAVTTALAVSGLASDRFCFEGFAPRKHAARLAWLQTLAAEPRTSVFFESPRRLGETLRDAVEVLGPQRRAVVCRELTKTHEEIRRGTLAELAEWAADGVLGEITVVLAGGTPTVELPDLVAEVEELVADGIRVKDACAQVIAANPGAPSRRELYDAVLRARD, from the coding sequence GTGACACCCGGCAAACTACTGATCGGCGCCACGCCGCTGGGCCGGCCCGACGACGCGTCGACGCGGCTGGTCGAGGCGCTGCGCACGGCCGACATCGTGGCGGCCGAGGACACCCGGCGCGTCCGTGGTCTGGCCCAGTCGCTCGGCGTGCAGCCGTCCGGCCGGATCCTGAGCTTCTTCGACCAGAACGAGGCGAGCCGGGTGCCGGGCCTGGTCGAGGAGATCGCGGCGGGCGCGACGGTACTGGTGGTCAGCGACGCCGGGATGCCCTTGATCAACGACCCCGGCTACCGCCTCGTCGCGGCCTGTGCCGAGGCGGATCTGCCGGTGTCCTGTCTGCCGGGCCCCAGTGCGGTGACGACGGCGCTGGCGGTGTCCGGGCTGGCCTCGGACCGGTTCTGCTTCGAGGGCTTCGCCCCGCGCAAACACGCCGCCCGGCTGGCCTGGCTGCAGACCCTTGCGGCCGAACCGCGCACCAGTGTGTTCTTCGAATCTCCGCGCCGCCTGGGCGAGACACTGCGCGACGCCGTCGAGGTGCTGGGCCCGCAGCGGCGCGCGGTGGTGTGCCGCGAGCTGACCAAGACCCATGAGGAGATCCGCCGCGGCACCCTGGCCGAGCTCGCCGAGTGGGCTGCCGACGGCGTGCTGGGGGAGATCACCGTGGTGCTGGCCGGGGGCACCCCGACCGTCGAGCTGCCCGATCTGGTGGCCGAGGTCGAGGAACTGGTGGCCGACGGGATCCGGGTCAAGGACGCCTGTGCGCAGGTGATCGCCGCGAACCCGGGAGCGCCGTCACGGCGCGAGCTCTACGACGCCGTGCTGCGCGCCCGGGACTGA
- a CDS encoding dolichyl-phosphate-mannose--protein mannosyltransferase, protein MTATATDTPTAGRSVPLISPAPLIPAPDFGPTDRLQGWLMTAIITALAAISRFLNLGSPTDAGTPVFDEKHYAPQAWQMLHNHGVEDNPGYGLVVHPPVGKQLIAIGEALFGYNGLGWRFSGALCGVIIVLLVVRIARRISRSTLVGGIAGLLIIADGVSFVSARTALLDVFLVVFVVAAFACLMVDRDDVRHRMHNAFMEGRIAETPWGPRLGVRWWRFGAGVLLGLACATKWSGLYFVAFFGVMTLVLDAIARKQYHVPAPWRGVLHRDLGPAAYVFGLIPFAVYLASYGPWFASETGVNRYEAGQSIGENSIIPLPDALRSLWHYTYAAYHFHAGLTNADGNHHPWESKPWTWPMSLRPVLYAIDNHDVAGCGTQSCVKAVMLVGTPAMWFIAVPVLGWALWRAVVRRDWRYGVVLVGYAAGFLPWFFDIDRQMYFFYATVMAPFLVLAIALILGDILYQPRQNPERRTLGLLVVCFYVALVIANFAWLYPILTGIPISQSTWNLEIWLPSWR, encoded by the coding sequence GTGACCGCCACCGCCACCGATACCCCGACGGCTGGTCGCTCGGTCCCGTTGATCAGCCCAGCGCCCCTGATCCCGGCCCCGGATTTCGGGCCGACGGACCGGCTGCAGGGCTGGTTGATGACGGCGATCATCACCGCGCTGGCCGCGATCAGCCGGTTCCTCAACCTGGGCTCGCCGACCGACGCCGGCACGCCCGTCTTCGACGAGAAGCACTACGCGCCGCAGGCCTGGCAGATGCTGCACAACCACGGGGTCGAGGACAACCCGGGCTACGGGCTGGTGGTGCATCCGCCCGTGGGCAAGCAGCTGATCGCGATCGGTGAGGCGCTGTTCGGCTACAACGGGCTGGGCTGGCGATTCTCCGGAGCGCTGTGCGGTGTGATCATCGTGCTGCTGGTGGTGCGGATCGCGCGCCGGATCAGCCGCTCCACCCTTGTCGGCGGCATTGCCGGGCTGCTGATCATCGCCGACGGGGTCAGCTTCGTCTCGGCCCGCACGGCGCTGCTGGACGTGTTCCTGGTGGTGTTCGTGGTGGCCGCGTTCGCCTGCCTGATGGTGGACCGCGACGACGTGCGCCACCGCATGCACAACGCGTTCATGGAGGGCCGTATCGCCGAGACGCCGTGGGGTCCCCGGCTGGGCGTGCGGTGGTGGCGATTCGGTGCGGGCGTCCTGCTCGGTCTGGCCTGCGCCACCAAGTGGTCCGGGCTGTACTTCGTGGCGTTCTTCGGCGTCATGACCCTCGTGCTCGACGCGATCGCGCGCAAGCAGTACCACGTGCCGGCACCGTGGCGGGGCGTGCTGCACCGTGATCTGGGGCCGGCCGCGTACGTGTTCGGTCTGATCCCGTTCGCCGTGTACCTGGCGTCGTACGGGCCGTGGTTCGCCTCCGAGACCGGCGTCAACCGGTACGAGGCCGGCCAGTCCATCGGCGAGAACAGCATCATCCCGCTGCCCGACGCGCTGCGCTCGCTGTGGCACTACACCTATGCCGCCTACCATTTCCACGCCGGACTGACCAACGCCGACGGCAACCACCACCCGTGGGAATCCAAACCGTGGACGTGGCCGATGTCCTTGCGGCCGGTCCTCTATGCGATCGACAACCACGACGTGGCCGGGTGCGGCACGCAGTCGTGCGTGAAAGCCGTGATGCTGGTGGGCACCCCGGCGATGTGGTTCATCGCGGTGCCGGTGCTCGGGTGGGCGCTGTGGCGGGCCGTGGTACGGCGGGACTGGCGCTACGGCGTGGTTCTGGTCGGATACGCGGCCGGCTTCCTGCCCTGGTTCTTCGACATCGACCGGCAGATGTACTTCTTCTACGCCACCGTGATGGCGCCGTTCCTGGTGCTGGCGATCGCGCTGATCCTCGGCGACATCCTGTATCAACCCAGGCAGAACCCGGAACGCCGGACGTTGGGACTGCTGGTGGTGTGCTTCTACGTGGCACTCGTGATCGCGAACTTCGCGTGGCTGTACCCGATCCTGACGGGCATCCCGATTTCGCAGTCGACCTGGAACCTGGAGATCTGGTTGCCGAGCTGGCGTTGA
- the arcA gene encoding arginine deiminase — METAAFGSNSEVGTLRAVILHRPGPELQRLTPRNNDALLFDGLPWVAKAQREHDAFAAVLRSRGVEVLLLADLLTEALASGAARMHGISAAVDARRLGVPLAQELSAYLRTLPPVDLAHILMAGMTFNEVPFHGAELSLVRLMHHGGDFVIEPLPNLLFTRDSSFWIGPRVAITSLALPARVRETSLTDLIYAHHPRFLGVRRAYESRSAPVEGGDVLLLGPGVVAVGVGERTTPAGAEALARSLFDDDLAHTVLAVPIRQERAQMHLDTVCTMVDVDAVVMYPNIVDSLSAFTIHRTEAGIRIDDEVPFVQAAADAMGIEQLRVIDTGLDPVTAEREQWDDGNNTLALAPGVVVAYERNSETNARLADSGIEVLPIEASELGTGRGGPRCMSCPAARDLL, encoded by the coding sequence GTGGAGACTGCGGCGTTCGGTTCCAATTCTGAGGTCGGCACGCTGCGCGCCGTGATCCTGCACCGGCCGGGGCCGGAGTTGCAGCGGCTGACGCCACGCAACAATGACGCCCTGCTGTTCGACGGCTTGCCGTGGGTGGCCAAGGCGCAACGTGAGCACGACGCCTTCGCGGCGGTGCTGCGTTCCCGCGGCGTCGAGGTGCTGCTGCTGGCCGATCTGCTGACCGAGGCGCTGGCCAGCGGTGCGGCGCGGATGCACGGGATCTCCGCTGCCGTCGACGCGCGGCGTCTGGGTGTGCCGCTGGCCCAGGAGCTTTCGGCCTATCTGCGCACCCTGCCGCCGGTCGATCTGGCACACATCCTGATGGCCGGCATGACCTTCAACGAGGTGCCTTTTCACGGTGCCGAACTGTCACTGGTGCGCCTGATGCACCACGGCGGCGATTTCGTGATCGAGCCGCTGCCCAATCTCCTGTTCACCAGGGATTCGTCGTTCTGGATCGGCCCGCGCGTGGCCATCACCTCGCTCGCGCTGCCGGCCCGGGTACGCGAAACCTCGCTGACCGACCTGATCTACGCGCACCATCCGCGGTTCCTCGGCGTCCGGCGGGCGTACGAGTCGCGCTCTGCTCCTGTCGAGGGCGGCGACGTGCTGCTGCTGGGGCCCGGGGTGGTCGCGGTCGGGGTGGGGGAGCGGACCACGCCCGCCGGTGCCGAAGCGTTGGCGCGCAGCCTTTTCGACGACGACCTGGCCCATACGGTGCTGGCGGTGCCGATCCGGCAGGAGCGTGCCCAGATGCACCTGGACACCGTGTGCACCATGGTCGACGTCGACGCGGTCGTGATGTACCCGAACATCGTGGACTCGTTGTCGGCGTTCACCATTCACCGAACCGAGGCCGGGATCCGGATCGACGACGAGGTGCCTTTCGTGCAGGCGGCCGCCGACGCGATGGGAATCGAGCAACTGCGGGTGATCGACACCGGGCTCGATCCCGTGACCGCCGAACGCGAGCAATGGGACGACGGCAACAACACCCTGGCCCTGGCGCCTGGGGTGGTGGTGGCCTACGAGCGCAACTCGGAAACCAATGCCCGGCTGGCTGATTCGGGTATCGAAGTGCTGCCGATCGAAGCTTCGGAGCTGGGCACCGGTCGCGGCGGGCCGCGCTGCATGTCGTGTCCGGCGGCGCGGGACCTGCTCTAG
- the soxR gene encoding redox-sensitive transcriptional activator SoxR, with translation METHELTPGEMSLRSGVAVSALHFYEREGLIASRRTSGNQRRYARETLRRVAFIRMSQRLGIPLARIRDALSSLPDDRIPTSKDWARLSAGWRQDLDDRILHLQRLRDNLTGCIGCGCLSLKTCLLTNPGDVLAERGPGASRL, from the coding sequence ATGGAGACGCACGAGTTAACTCCTGGCGAGATGTCGCTCCGCAGCGGCGTGGCGGTGTCGGCACTGCACTTCTACGAGCGCGAGGGCTTGATCGCCAGCCGCCGCACCTCGGGGAACCAACGCCGCTATGCCCGCGAGACGCTGCGCCGCGTGGCATTCATCCGGATGTCGCAGCGCCTGGGCATACCGCTGGCCCGCATCCGCGACGCGCTGTCCAGCCTGCCGGACGACCGGATCCCGACCAGCAAGGACTGGGCCAGGCTCTCGGCCGGCTGGCGCCAGGACCTCGACGACCGCATCCTGCACCTACAACGGTTGCGCGACAACCTGACCGGCTGCATCGGCTGCGGCTGCCTGAGCCTCAAGACCTGCCTGCTGACCAACCCCGGCGACGTCCTCGCCGAGCGCGGCCCGGGCGCCTCCCGCCTCTAA
- a CDS encoding alpha-ketoglutarate-dependent dioxygenase AlkB, which produces MELALQGSLFEHAERRRLGNDAWVELRSGWLPDADSLFEELMDGIPWRSEEREMYDRVVAVPRLVSFHDLINEPVPHPRLKQIRRRLNDTFGGELGEPFTTAGLCLYRDGNDSVAWHGDTVGRSRTEDTMVAIVGLGATRVFALRPRGGGHALRLQHRHGDLLVMGGSCQRTWEHSIPKTTSLVGPRISIQFRPQDVR; this is translated from the coding sequence ATGGAGCTGGCGTTGCAAGGCTCACTGTTCGAGCACGCTGAACGTCGTCGACTCGGCAACGACGCCTGGGTTGAACTGCGCTCGGGCTGGTTGCCCGATGCCGACTCGCTGTTCGAGGAGTTGATGGACGGGATCCCCTGGCGGTCCGAAGAACGCGAGATGTACGACCGCGTGGTGGCGGTGCCGCGGCTGGTCAGCTTTCACGACCTGATCAACGAACCGGTGCCACACCCCCGGCTCAAGCAGATCCGGCGCAGGCTCAACGACACCTTCGGCGGGGAACTCGGTGAACCGTTCACCACCGCGGGCCTGTGTCTGTACCGCGACGGCAACGACAGCGTGGCCTGGCACGGCGACACCGTCGGCCGCAGCCGCACCGAGGACACCATGGTCGCCATCGTCGGGCTGGGCGCGACAAGGGTTTTCGCACTGCGCCCGCGCGGCGGCGGTCATGCCCTGCGGCTACAGCACCGCCACGGCGACCTGTTGGTGATGGGCGGCTCGTGCCAGCGCACCTGGGAGCATTCGATTCCGAAGACCACCAGCCTGGTCGGGCCGCGCATCAGCATCCAGTTCCGCCCGCAAGACGTGCGCTGA
- a CDS encoding DUF5642 family protein, whose translation MWNRNVLLAAAGVLACATGLVACGQSDQSNSAHSDIANVAKVRSSFGPEFKVSDVAPTGIDPKMLAPQKMPPGVKIDPADCAKFAEGQSLPEGLKGNMAATTAEGAGNRFIVLAVETSEPVQLNDPGDACKQVKFLGPGMRGQVDVVEAPQIEGVRTTGTHRIVQTVVGGQPRTGELYNYVASFDTFLVIVTANPLVEPGKPVSPVDDKRARDLLSTAVANVRG comes from the coding sequence ATGTGGAACCGCAACGTCTTACTCGCCGCCGCCGGCGTCCTCGCCTGCGCCACCGGATTGGTCGCCTGCGGTCAATCTGACCAGTCGAACTCCGCCCACTCGGACATCGCCAACGTCGCCAAGGTGCGCTCCAGCTTCGGCCCGGAGTTCAAGGTGTCCGATGTCGCCCCGACCGGGATCGACCCGAAAATGCTGGCGCCGCAAAAGATGCCACCCGGGGTGAAGATCGACCCTGCCGATTGCGCGAAGTTCGCCGAAGGCCAGTCGTTGCCGGAGGGGCTGAAGGGCAACATGGCCGCCACCACGGCCGAAGGGGCGGGTAACCGGTTCATCGTGCTGGCCGTAGAGACCTCTGAGCCGGTCCAGTTGAACGACCCGGGCGATGCGTGCAAACAGGTGAAATTCCTGGGCCCCGGTATGCGCGGACAGGTGGACGTGGTCGAAGCCCCACAGATCGAGGGGGTCCGCACGACCGGAACCCACCGCATCGTGCAGACCGTGGTGGGTGGCCAGCCGCGCACCGGCGAGTTGTACAACTACGTCGCCAGTTTCGACACGTTCCTGGTGATCGTCACCGCCAACCCGCTGGTGGAGCCGGGCAAGCCGGTGTCACCGGTGGACGACAAGCGGGCCCGCGACCTGCTCAGCACCGCGGTGGCCAACGTCCGGGGGTAG
- a CDS encoding DUF5642 family protein, translating into MRVFAVAAALLVCTAACGPRPAPEPTPTSSGPQTTGNVVTVSPARIDRVRQDLPPGYEVVGIDPRATPVSLWGFGPDWTADPAECAAPAAPETDPARGWSASGPGGIVYAAVAKVTGATAESGPDAPCEQWSVSGGHSVGTVTPVEAPVVEGAVTAGMATAVTTVVEGGTETRSHADTFTADLNSETGGYHLFITVITDPGSPNPALDRAFTSDLLVKTVSALRG; encoded by the coding sequence GTGCGCGTTTTCGCCGTCGCGGCGGCCCTGCTGGTGTGCACCGCAGCATGTGGACCGCGGCCGGCACCGGAACCTACGCCGACATCGTCGGGGCCTCAGACCACCGGCAATGTCGTCACGGTGAGCCCGGCCCGCATCGACCGGGTGCGCCAGGACCTGCCACCCGGTTACGAGGTGGTGGGAATCGACCCGCGAGCCACCCCGGTATCGCTGTGGGGCTTCGGCCCGGACTGGACGGCCGACCCCGCGGAATGCGCTGCGCCGGCGGCTCCTGAAACCGATCCCGCCCGCGGCTGGTCGGCCTCGGGGCCCGGCGGCATCGTCTATGCCGCCGTGGCGAAGGTGACGGGTGCGACCGCCGAATCCGGGCCCGACGCGCCGTGCGAACAGTGGAGTGTGTCGGGCGGGCATTCGGTCGGAACTGTCACTCCGGTCGAGGCTCCGGTGGTCGAGGGCGCGGTGACCGCCGGGATGGCGACGGCCGTCACCACCGTCGTCGAGGGCGGCACCGAAACGCGATCCCACGCCGACACGTTCACCGCCGATCTCAACTCCGAGACGGGTGGCTACCACCTGTTCATCACCGTCATCACCGACCCCGGATCGCCCAATCCCGCGCTCGACCGCGCGTTCACCTCCGACCTGCTGGTGAAAACGGTTTCGGCGTTACGCGGCTGA
- a CDS encoding LpqN/LpqT family lipoprotein has protein sequence MTSSMRAGGIAIAAVALGVMLAGCGGKTVTGTATEATGASGSSEASTEPTKTKADDTHTPTAGHQYTIVDYIRDNNITETAVHRGDPGTPNLDMPIPEGWTDAGSSAPEWAWGAIVSTDPEFAADPPSIIALMSKLTGDVDPAKILEYAPNEIRNLPGYENQGDGSADELSGFEAYQIGGTYVKDGATRLIAQKTVVIPASDGLFVLQFNADGTEDQMGPLMDATAAIDEQTVITP, from the coding sequence ATGACCAGCTCAATGAGGGCCGGCGGAATCGCCATCGCCGCCGTCGCGCTCGGGGTCATGCTGGCCGGCTGCGGCGGCAAGACGGTGACCGGCACGGCAACTGAGGCGACGGGGGCCAGCGGGAGCAGCGAAGCCAGCACCGAACCGACCAAGACCAAGGCCGACGACACCCATACCCCCACGGCCGGGCACCAGTACACGATCGTCGACTACATCCGCGACAACAACATCACCGAGACGGCGGTGCACCGCGGCGATCCGGGCACACCCAACCTGGACATGCCGATTCCCGAAGGCTGGACGGACGCGGGTTCGTCGGCGCCCGAATGGGCCTGGGGCGCAATCGTGTCCACCGATCCCGAGTTTGCCGCAGATCCGCCGTCGATCATCGCGCTGATGTCCAAACTGACCGGCGACGTGGACCCGGCCAAGATCCTGGAGTACGCCCCAAACGAGATCAGGAACCTGCCGGGCTATGAGAACCAGGGCGACGGTTCGGCGGACGAACTGAGCGGATTCGAGGCATATCAGATCGGCGGCACCTACGTGAAGGACGGCGCCACCCGGCTGATCGCCCAGAAGACCGTGGTGATCCCCGCTTCCGACGGGCTGTTCGTGTTGCAGTTCAACGCCGATGGCACCGAGGATCAGATGGGTCCGCTGATGGATGCGACGGCGGCGATCGACGAGCAGACGGTCATCACGCCGTAG
- a CDS encoding shikimate 5-dehydrogenase, which yields MCISLAARPSNIGTRFHNYLYDELGLDYLYKAFTTTDIAAAIGGVRALGIRGCSVSMPFKKDVMALVDEIEPSALAIDAVNTIVNDLSAPGGRLVASNTDYLAVQELIERLDPGDAVLIRGSGGMAKAVGAALRDKGFRSGTVIARNAEAGRELAGILGYDYAPDVGTLTAPILVNVTPIGMADGPDEHRSAFEPATIESARAVVDVVAMPAETPLITAARAAGLPVITGAEVIALQAAEQFERYTGVRPTTEQVAAASAFSRQSPTA from the coding sequence GTGTGCATCTCGCTGGCCGCCCGACCCAGCAACATCGGCACCCGGTTCCACAACTATCTCTACGACGAACTCGGCCTCGACTATCTCTACAAGGCTTTCACCACAACCGATATCGCCGCGGCGATCGGTGGAGTGCGGGCGCTGGGTATCCGCGGCTGTTCGGTGTCGATGCCATTCAAGAAGGACGTCATGGCTCTCGTCGACGAGATCGAACCCTCGGCGCTGGCGATCGATGCGGTCAACACCATCGTCAACGACCTGTCGGCGCCCGGCGGCCGGTTGGTCGCCTCCAACACCGACTATCTGGCGGTGCAGGAGCTCATCGAGCGGTTGGACCCGGGCGATGCCGTGCTGATCCGCGGCAGTGGCGGCATGGCCAAGGCGGTCGGGGCGGCGCTGCGGGACAAGGGGTTCCGCAGCGGAACCGTCATCGCGCGCAATGCGGAGGCCGGGCGCGAACTGGCCGGGATACTCGGCTACGACTACGCACCAGATGTCGGCACGTTGACCGCACCCATCCTGGTCAACGTCACCCCGATCGGGATGGCCGATGGACCCGACGAGCACCGCAGCGCATTCGAACCGGCCACCATCGAGTCGGCCCGCGCGGTGGTCGACGTCGTGGCCATGCCCGCCGAAACCCCGCTGATCACCGCGGCCAGGGCGGCCGGTCTGCCGGTCATCACCGGAGCCGAGGTGATCGCGCTGCAGGCAGCGGAACAATTCGAGCGCTACACGGGGGTGCGGCCGACGACTGAGCAGGTGGCCGCGGCATCGGCCTTCTCCAGGCAGTCGCCTACGGCGTGA
- a CDS encoding GNAT family N-acetyltransferase has product MADLTEISADDLAALEFFAGCRPSVLTPLTALLRPLSVPAGHVLIRQGDPALTFMLIASGRTRVVHDGPDGHAVVADLEPGLIIGEIALLRDASRTATVTALEPVTGWVGDREAFEFILHLPGMFDRLVRIARQRLAGFITPIPVQVRNGDWFYLRPVLPGDVERTLNGPVEFSSETLYRRFQSVRKPTKALLEYLFEVDYADHFVWVMTEGALGPVVADARVVREGHDATTAEVAFTVGDDYQGRGIGTFLMDALVVSADYLGIQRFTARVLSDNYAMRRILDRLGAVWEREDLGIVLTDVPVPAVDTLSIEPELAAKIKDVTRQVIRAVSQ; this is encoded by the coding sequence GTGGCCGATCTGACCGAGATCAGTGCCGACGACCTGGCGGCGCTGGAATTCTTCGCCGGATGCCGGCCGTCCGTGCTGACGCCGTTGACCGCCCTGCTGCGGCCGCTGTCGGTCCCGGCCGGGCACGTGCTGATCCGGCAGGGTGACCCGGCCCTGACGTTCATGTTGATCGCCTCCGGGCGGACCAGGGTGGTCCATGACGGGCCTGACGGCCACGCCGTGGTCGCCGATCTGGAGCCGGGCCTGATCATCGGTGAGATCGCGCTGTTGCGCGACGCGTCGCGCACCGCCACGGTGACGGCCCTCGAACCGGTGACGGGCTGGGTCGGTGACCGTGAGGCGTTCGAGTTCATCCTGCACCTGCCGGGGATGTTCGACCGCCTGGTGCGCATCGCCCGCCAGCGGCTGGCCGGGTTCATCACCCCCATCCCGGTGCAGGTGCGCAACGGCGACTGGTTCTATCTGCGGCCGGTGCTGCCCGGCGACGTGGAGCGGACCCTCAACGGGCCCGTCGAGTTCTCCAGCGAAACCCTCTACCGGCGTTTCCAATCCGTGCGCAAGCCGACCAAAGCCCTGCTGGAGTACCTGTTCGAGGTCGACTACGCCGATCATTTCGTCTGGGTGATGACCGAGGGAGCTCTCGGGCCGGTCGTCGCCGATGCGCGCGTGGTCCGCGAGGGGCACGATGCGACGACAGCAGAGGTGGCGTTCACCGTCGGTGACGACTACCAGGGCCGCGGTATCGGCACGTTCCTGATGGACGCCCTGGTGGTGTCGGCGGACTACCTTGGTATCCAACGCTTTACGGCGCGGGTACTGAGCGACAACTACGCCATGCGGCGCATCCTGGACCGGCTTGGCGCAGTGTGGGAGCGTGAGGATCTGGGTATTGTGCTCACCGACGTCCCCGTGCCCGCCGTCGACACGCTGAGCATCGAACCCGAGTTGGCCGCGAAGATCAAAGACGTTACCCGTCAGGTGATCCGGGCGGTAAGCCAGTGA
- the modA gene encoding molybdate ABC transporter substrate-binding protein, which yields MTRSRMCALALSAFAATALIGGCTSAEKAPETSGAAQGGSITVFAAASLKSAFTEIGEQFKTDNPGSAVEFSFAGSSDLVTQLTQGADADVFASADTRNMDKAVAAGLVEGGAVNFATNTLTIAVAPGNPKGIKSFADLAKPGTSVVVCAPPVPCGGATEKVEKATGVNLSPVSEETSVTDVLGKVTSGQADAGLVYVTDAAGAGDKVTAVAFPEAAQAVNTYPIAVLKDSEHAELAHRFVDLVTGEAGQKALAKAGFAKP from the coding sequence ATGACCCGATCCCGGATGTGCGCCCTGGCCTTGAGTGCGTTCGCTGCCACAGCCTTGATCGGCGGCTGCACCTCGGCCGAGAAAGCACCGGAAACCTCGGGTGCGGCCCAGGGCGGCTCGATCACGGTGTTCGCGGCGGCCTCGCTGAAATCGGCGTTCACCGAGATCGGAGAACAGTTCAAGACCGACAACCCGGGCAGTGCGGTGGAGTTCTCGTTCGCCGGATCCTCGGATCTGGTCACCCAGCTCACCCAGGGCGCCGACGCCGACGTGTTCGCCTCGGCCGACACCCGGAACATGGACAAGGCGGTGGCCGCGGGCCTCGTCGAGGGCGGCGCGGTCAACTTCGCCACCAACACCCTGACCATCGCCGTCGCACCGGGAAACCCCAAGGGCATCAAGTCTTTCGCCGATCTGGCCAAGCCGGGCACCAGCGTCGTGGTGTGCGCACCGCCCGTGCCCTGCGGCGGCGCCACCGAAAAGGTCGAGAAGGCCACCGGCGTCAATCTGTCACCGGTGAGCGAGGAGACCTCGGTCACCGACGTCCTGGGGAAGGTGACCAGCGGACAGGCCGACGCAGGCCTGGTCTACGTCACCGACGCCGCCGGGGCCGGGGACAAGGTCACGGCCGTGGCGTTCCCCGAAGCGGCCCAGGCCGTCAACACCTATCCCATCGCGGTGCTCAAGGACTCCGAGCACGCCGAGCTGGCGCACCGCTTCGTCGACCTGGTGACGGGCGAGGCCGGCCAAAAGGCGCTCGCCAAGGCTGGATTCGCCAAGCCCTGA